One genomic region from Campylobacter sp. RM5004 encodes:
- a CDS encoding ArsS family sensor histidine kinase: MKSSIFYVITFIFILASSTIGVAFIWLINYDKINYSNELNAKYSYLANLKLQELNDSITKEEFDNKQKQFKLKLISKDNKRNIISDSIILAEDSNNLGTSKILTNNGKNYLYIMANDKEFLYEDTNFNSYRYMSIQIILCIVILVLLISYIFVIGKLRPIRRLKRQITKFANNDLDNIENISKGSDEISQVSDAFYQAIKKIKDLNTSRQFFLRNIMHELKTPITKGRITAEMLEDTKFKQRLINVFDRMVILIDELAAVEQITSGVAKNPKKISITHIFNEAKEMLLLENEKINIIIDNTFLVYVDFKLFTTAVKNLLDNAIKYSDDNAVKVIICQESIKFYNKGKKLEKNIEYYLEPFTQGGTKASNSFGLGLYVVNTILEAHKLKLNYSHDNGYNIFSITNLTSIIKEEK; this comes from the coding sequence ATGAAATCTAGTATTTTTTATGTAATAACATTTATTTTTATACTAGCAAGTTCTACGATAGGAGTAGCGTTTATTTGGCTTATTAATTATGATAAGATTAATTATTCAAATGAGCTAAATGCAAAATACTCTTATCTAGCAAACTTAAAACTTCAAGAATTAAACGATTCAATAACAAAAGAAGAATTTGATAATAAACAAAAGCAATTTAAATTAAAGCTAATTAGCAAAGATAATAAAAGAAACATAATTAGCGATTCAATTATACTTGCAGAAGATAGCAATAACCTAGGAACTAGTAAAATTCTTACAAATAATGGAAAGAATTACTTGTATATAATGGCAAATGATAAAGAATTTTTATATGAAGATACTAATTTTAATTCATATAGATATATGAGTATTCAAATTATTTTATGTATTGTTATTTTGGTTTTACTAATTAGTTATATATTCGTTATAGGAAAATTAAGACCTATTAGAAGACTAAAAAGACAAATTACAAAATTTGCAAATAATGATTTAGATAATATAGAAAATATTAGTAAAGGTAGCGATGAGATTTCTCAAGTTTCTGATGCCTTTTATCAAGCTATTAAAAAAATTAAAGATTTAAATACTTCAAGGCAATTTTTTTTAAGAAATATAATGCACGAATTAAAAACTCCTATTACAAAAGGTAGAATTACTGCTGAAATGCTTGAAGACACGAAATTTAAGCAAAGATTAATAAATGTATTTGATAGAATGGTTATATTAATTGACGAGTTAGCAGCAGTAGAGCAAATCACAAGTGGAGTAGCAAAAAACCCAAAAAAAATCTCTATAACTCATATTTTTAACGAAGCTAAGGAAATGCTTTTATTAGAAAATGAAAAAATAAATATAATTATAGATAATACTTTTTTAGTTTATGTAGATTTTAAGCTATTTACAACTGCTGTAAAAAATTTATTAGATAATGCAATTAAATATTCAGATGATAACGCTGTAAAGGTTATAATTTGTCAAGAGAGTATAAAATTTTATAACAAAGGTAAGAAATTAGAAAAAAATATAGAATATTATCTTGAGCCCTTTACACAAGGTGGAACTAAAGCTTCAAATTCATTCGGTTTAGGGCTTTATGTTGTAAATACAATCTTAGAAGCTCATAAATTAAAATTAAATTATAGCCATGATAATGGATATAATATTTTTTCAATAACTAATCTTACAAGCATTATAAAAGAAGAAAAATAA
- the rpsB gene encoding 30S ribosomal protein S2, producing MVTMRDLLECGVHFGHQTRRWNPKMKKFIFGERKGIYVIDLQKTIRYFRYTYNIVRDAAAEGKIILFVGTKKQATDAIKEYAIKCGMPYVNHRWLGGMMTNFETIRQSIRKLEVIESMQEDGSINLLTKKEALMLNRKKEKLLDYLGGIRDLKTRPDMIFVIDTVKERIAVAEANRLKIPVVAPIDTNCDPDVVDFPIPGNDDAIRSVQLFCQEMCEAILEGKALREQDGEVVEKAEISEDEKQEVLEEAMMEGEE from the coding sequence ATGGTTACAATGAGAGATTTATTAGAATGTGGTGTGCACTTCGGGCATCAAACAAGACGCTGGAATCCTAAAATGAAAAAATTCATTTTTGGTGAGAGAAAAGGTATTTATGTAATTGATTTACAAAAAACAATTAGATATTTTAGATATACATACAATATCGTTCGTGATGCAGCAGCTGAAGGTAAAATAATTTTATTTGTTGGAACAAAAAAACAAGCTACTGATGCTATTAAAGAATACGCTATTAAATGTGGAATGCCGTATGTAAATCACAGATGGTTAGGCGGTATGATGACAAACTTCGAAACTATTCGCCAATCAATCAGAAAACTTGAAGTTATTGAAAGTATGCAAGAAGATGGAAGCATTAATCTTTTAACTAAAAAAGAAGCATTAATGTTAAACAGAAAAAAAGAAAAATTACTAGACTATTTAGGTGGTATTAGAGATCTTAAAACTCGCCCTGATATGATTTTTGTAATTGATACAGTAAAAGAAAGAATTGCGGTTGCAGAAGCAAATAGATTAAAAATCCCAGTAGTTGCACCGATTGATACTAACTGTGATCCTGATGTTGTAGATTTTCCTATCCCAGGTAATGATGATGCTATTCGCTCAGTTCAATTATTCTGCCAAGAAATGTGCGAAGCTATTCTAGAAGGTAAAGCTTTAAGAGAGCAAGATGGTGAAGTAGTTGAAAAAGCTGAAATTAGCGAAGATGAAAAACAAGAAGTTCTTGAAGAAGCTATGATGGAAGGAGAAGAATAA
- a CDS encoding NAD-dependent deacetylase — translation MGKLVFLSGAGLSAPSGLSTFRDNNGLWEQYDLDVVCNYETWLKNYDLVHEFYNKRRLELKKVKPNKMHEKIAELSNRFEVINFTQNVDDLLERAGCKNVIHLHGKLLELHCVNCGDEIRLNLEDDLEFEFGNCKKCQSKMMKPSVVFFGEHAPFYAELYSTFYNLKEDDLAIIIGTSGAVININSLLRFAKSKNILINLEKNKYIDECLFSNVIYKSCDECIDELEQIIQEWNS, via the coding sequence ATGGGTAAATTAGTGTTTTTAAGTGGAGCAGGGCTTAGTGCTCCATCGGGCTTAAGCACATTTAGAGATAATAATGGTCTTTGGGAGCAGTATGATTTAGATGTGGTTTGTAATTATGAAACTTGGCTTAAAAATTATGATTTAGTTCATGAGTTTTACAATAAAAGAAGGCTAGAGTTAAAAAAAGTAAAACCTAATAAAATGCATGAAAAAATAGCTGAATTATCAAATAGATTTGAAGTTATTAATTTTACTCAAAATGTTGATGATTTATTAGAGCGTGCAGGTTGTAAAAACGTTATTCATTTGCATGGAAAATTATTAGAATTGCATTGTGTTAATTGTGGTGATGAAATTAGATTAAATCTTGAAGATGATTTGGAATTTGAATTCGGAAATTGTAAAAAATGTCAAAGTAAGATGATGAAGCCAAGCGTTGTATTTTTTGGAGAACATGCACCATTTTATGCTGAATTATATTCAACTTTTTATAATCTTAAAGAAGATGATTTGGCTATTATCATAGGAACAAGCGGAGCAGTTATAAACATTAATTCCTTACTAAGATTTGCAAAATCAAAAAATATTTTAATAAATTTAGAAAAAAATAAATATATAGATGAATGTTTATTTTCTAATGTAATCTACAAATCTTGTGATGAATGTATTGACGAATTAGAGCAAATTATTCAAGAATGGAACTCGTAA
- a CDS encoding type II secretion system F family protein produces MKKFQVEYISKGQKKVLTLTAQNKASAVEQAKNRNLGRIVKAGEVQTVSLIGAVDRLKNLSFFKPTIKLPDLIASINQLGVMAGAGISIHDSVREVANSSANKRVKEIFSKVYEDLNAGLSISLSLEPFQAELGDITLAMVKLGESTGKLGESLKKLAEILQELYDNQQKFKKALRYPIIVVTAIAIAFTILMLVVVPQFKEIFEQLGANLPPATKALLFIEHTLRNYGLYVLAVLIGGIFASRRFYRINDNYKALVDKYALKTYLIGKIILFATMSRFNLIFTELVRAGIPIADALDTSLRTIANTTMKNKLNATKVSISRGLSLTEAFKETELYENMLIQMIKAGEASGQLDAMLEKVTAYYKERFNNIIDNLSSYIEPILMLFIAGMVLFLALGIFMPMWDLGSAVKS; encoded by the coding sequence CACAAAATAAAGCAAGTGCGGTAGAGCAAGCTAAAAATAGAAATTTAGGTCGTATTGTAAAAGCTGGCGAAGTTCAAACCGTTTCTCTTATAGGAGCAGTTGATAGGTTAAAAAATCTATCTTTTTTTAAACCTACAATAAAACTACCGGATTTAATAGCTTCTATAAACCAATTAGGAGTTATGGCAGGTGCTGGTATTTCTATCCATGATAGTGTAAGAGAAGTTGCAAATTCTAGTGCTAACAAAAGAGTAAAAGAAATATTTTCTAAAGTTTATGAAGACTTAAACGCAGGTCTTAGTATAAGTTTATCTTTAGAGCCTTTTCAGGCTGAATTAGGAGATATTACTCTAGCTATGGTAAAACTTGGTGAGAGTACTGGTAAATTAGGTGAGAGCTTAAAAAAACTTGCAGAAATTTTACAAGAATTATATGACAATCAACAAAAGTTTAAAAAAGCTTTAAGATATCCTATTATAGTTGTTACAGCAATTGCAATTGCATTTACTATATTAATGCTTGTTGTTGTTCCGCAATTTAAAGAAATATTTGAACAATTAGGTGCTAATCTACCACCTGCAACTAAGGCATTATTATTTATAGAACATACTTTAAGAAATTATGGTTTATATGTTTTAGCTGTTTTAATAGGTGGTATATTTGCAAGTAGAAGATTTTATAGAATTAACGATAATTATAAGGCTTTAGTTGATAAATATGCACTTAAGACCTATTTGATAGGTAAGATTATTTTATTTGCAACTATGAGTAGATTTAATCTAATTTTTACAGAATTAGTAAGAGCAGGTATTCCTATTGCAGATGCTCTAGATACTTCTCTTAGAACGATAGCGAATACAACTATGAAAAATAAATTAAATGCAACCAAGGTTTCAATTTCAAGAGGTCTTAGTTTAACAGAAGCTTTTAAAGAAACTGAATTGTATGAAAATATGCTAATTCAAATGATTAAAGCAGGAGAAGCCAGCGGTCAGCTAGATGCAATGCTTGAAAAGGTAACTGCATATTACAAAGAAAGATTTAATAATATTATTGATAACTTATCAAGCTATATTGAGCCTATTCTTATGCTTTTTATTGCAGGTATGGTTTTATTCCTTGCTTTAGGTATTTTTATGCCTATGTGGGATTTAGGAAGCGCAGTTAAGAGCTAA
- the fliR gene encoding flagellar biosynthetic protein FliR — protein MELVRLFSEQNIVLFMLLLARMSGLCLFFPFYSHLQIPVIIKTSFIIILVFFFYPLAHTNITPNLITYAIVMELIFGLIAGLCLQLTFAILQMCGEHISFIMGFSMASVLDPNTGANTPIIGHFISLLALLLFLAYDGHHLVLMFWAKSLDSVLLGDFMLSNVWFNQIMLEVKDIYLIGLSLAFPIIAISMLSDFVFGLLMKTMPQFNLLVVGYPIKITVAFIVLMTILATILFYFKELVLKVFKQLELFIS, from the coding sequence ATGGAACTCGTAAGATTATTTAGCGAACAAAATATAGTTTTGTTTATGTTGCTATTAGCAAGAATGAGTGGTCTTTGCTTATTTTTTCCTTTTTATTCACATTTGCAAATTCCTGTGATTATTAAAACTAGTTTTATTATAATTTTAGTTTTCTTTTTTTATCCATTAGCACATACAAACATAACTCCTAATTTAATAACCTATGCAATTGTTATGGAGCTAATCTTTGGTTTAATTGCAGGATTATGTTTGCAGCTTACATTTGCGATTTTGCAAATGTGTGGAGAGCATATTAGTTTTATTATGGGTTTTTCTATGGCAAGTGTGCTTGACCCAAATACTGGTGCAAATACACCTATCATAGGACATTTTATTTCACTTTTAGCGTTATTATTATTTTTAGCTTATGATGGACATCATTTAGTTTTAATGTTTTGGGCTAAGAGTTTAGATAGTGTTTTATTAGGTGATTTTATGTTAAGTAATGTTTGGTTTAATCAAATTATGCTTGAGGTAAAAGATATATATTTAATAGGGCTTAGTTTGGCATTTCCTATTATTGCTATATCTATGCTTAGTGATTTTGTATTTGGCTTACTTATGAAAACTATGCCACAATTTAACCTTTTAGTGGTAGGCTACCCTATAAAAATAACTGTCGCATTTATTGTTTTGATGACAATTTTAGCTACAATTTTATTTTATTTTAAAGAATTAGTATTGAAAGTGTTTAAACAACTTGAATTATTTATTAGTTAG
- the tsf gene encoding translation elongation factor Ts codes for MAEITAAMVKDLRESTGAGMMDCKNALKECGGDMQKAVEYLREKGLSKAAKKADRLAAEGLVGVKISANLASLVEINSETDFVAKNDKFVDLVNKTVEQVQVSGVSDVEGLLNSSIDGAKFEDYLKNQIATIGENLVVRRFATLKASGNEALSGYLHTNGRVGVIVKAKFNNAANKEKVEEFLKQLCMHIAAMKPSVLSYKELDKDFVESEYRALCAELEKENEELVRLKKPLHKIPQFASRLQITDVVLKQAEEDIKAELKAQNKPEQIWDKIIPGQMARFIADNSILDSRLTLMGQFYVMDDKKTVEQVIADKSAELKDELVIESFVKYEVGEGLEKKNEDFAAEVAAQMGN; via the coding sequence ATGGCAGAAATTACAGCAGCTATGGTAAAAGACCTGCGCGAAAGCACAGGTGCTGGAATGATGGATTGCAAAAACGCTCTTAAAGAGTGTGGTGGAGATATGCAAAAAGCTGTTGAATACTTAAGAGAAAAAGGCTTAAGTAAAGCAGCTAAAAAAGCAGATAGATTAGCAGCTGAAGGATTAGTAGGCGTTAAAATTAGTGCTAATCTAGCTAGTTTAGTAGAAATAAACTCAGAAACAGATTTCGTTGCTAAAAACGATAAATTTGTGGATTTAGTAAATAAAACAGTAGAACAAGTTCAAGTAAGTGGCGTTAGCGATGTTGAAGGCTTATTAAATAGTTCTATTGATGGTGCTAAATTTGAAGATTATTTAAAAAATCAAATTGCAACAATAGGAGAAAACCTAGTTGTAAGAAGATTTGCTACTTTAAAAGCTAGTGGAAATGAAGCTTTAAGTGGATATTTACACACAAATGGTCGTGTAGGTGTTATCGTAAAAGCTAAATTTAATAACGCAGCAAATAAAGAAAAAGTAGAAGAATTTTTAAAACAACTTTGCATGCATATTGCTGCAATGAAACCAAGTGTTTTAAGCTATAAAGAATTAGATAAAGATTTCGTAGAATCAGAATATAGAGCTTTATGTGCTGAACTTGAAAAAGAAAATGAAGAATTAGTTCGCCTTAAAAAGCCACTTCATAAAATTCCACAATTTGCAAGTAGATTACAAATCACTGATGTAGTTTTAAAGCAAGCTGAAGAAGATATTAAAGCTGAATTAAAAGCTCAAAATAAACCTGAGCAAATTTGGGATAAAATCATTCCTGGTCAAATGGCTAGATTTATAGCTGATAACTCTATACTTGATTCTCGCCTTACATTAATGGGACAATTTTATGTAATGGATGATAAAAAAACTGTAGAGCAAGTAATTGCTGATAAATCAGCTGAATTAAAAGATGAATTAGTAATTGAAAGCTTTGTTAAATACGAAGTAGGCGAAGGCTTAGAGAAGAAAAACGAAGATTTTGCAGCAGAAGTTGCAGCTCAAATGGGTAATTAA
- a CDS encoding response regulator transcription factor encodes MTKILMIEDDLELAEILKEYLEQYDMKVDVADEPYIGLSKLNLTTYDLIILDLTLPGMDGLEVCKEIRKKHTSPIIVSSARHDINDKVEALELGADDYLPKPYDPKELKARITSHLRRFEQIQISANEHSNKTLEYDEFKHAIYFKGKELVLTNAEFDILSYLIKKEGGVVSREELIYNCSSINEESSNKSIDVIISRIRQKISDDSKTPTHIHAIRGIGYKLTQ; translated from the coding sequence ATGACTAAAATATTAATGATAGAAGATGATTTAGAATTAGCAGAGATTTTAAAAGAGTATTTAGAACAATACGATATGAAAGTTGATGTAGCAGATGAACCTTATATAGGATTATCTAAATTAAATCTTACTACCTATGATTTAATTATTTTAGATTTGACTTTACCTGGTATGGATGGTCTTGAAGTGTGTAAAGAGATTAGAAAAAAACATACAAGTCCTATAATAGTTTCATCAGCAAGACATGATATAAACGACAAAGTAGAAGCTTTAGAATTAGGGGCTGATGATTATTTACCAAAGCCTTATGATCCAAAAGAATTAAAAGCAAGAATTACTTCTCATTTAAGAAGATTTGAGCAAATTCAAATAAGTGCAAATGAACATTCAAATAAGACTTTAGAATATGATGAGTTTAAGCATGCTATCTATTTTAAAGGTAAAGAATTAGTATTAACAAATGCAGAGTTTGATATATTAAGCTATTTGATTAAAAAAGAAGGTGGAGTTGTAAGCCGTGAAGAGCTTATATATAATTGCTCATCAATTAATGAAGAGAGTTCAAATAAAAGTATAGATGTAATTATTTCAAGAATTCGTCAAAAAATAAGCGATGATAGCAAAACTCCAACTCATATTCACGCAATTAGAGGAATTGGCTATAAGCTTACACAATGA
- a CDS encoding ABC transporter ATP-binding protein, whose translation MLQANGIYKKYDAVLFDNLNLTLKPQQTLAVLGRSGCGKSTLLHILSTLLEPDKGEVFYKGNNIYKISEDERLKIRRNDFGIIFQQHYLFKGFLAYENIELASVLSNQKIDENIIDFLGIRSILNKKANELSGGEQQRISIARVLCKKPKIIFADEPTGNLDPNNAKIAMKLLIDYVKNNNSALFLITHDESLALMCDDILRISNG comes from the coding sequence ATGTTACAAGCAAACGGCATTTATAAAAAATATGATGCCGTTTTGTTTGATAATTTAAATTTAACTTTAAAGCCACAACAAACTTTAGCGGTTTTAGGCAGAAGTGGTTGTGGTAAATCTACTTTATTACATATTTTATCAACACTTTTAGAACCAGATAAAGGCGAAGTTTTTTATAAAGGTAATAATATTTATAAAATAAGCGAAGACGAAAGATTAAAAATAAGAAGAAATGATTTTGGAATTATCTTTCAGCAACATTATCTTTTTAAAGGATTTTTAGCTTACGAGAACATTGAGTTAGCAAGTGTTTTATCAAATCAAAAAATAGATGAAAATATTATTGATTTTTTGGGAATTAGAAGTATTTTAAACAAAAAAGCAAATGAATTAAGTGGTGGAGAACAGCAAAGAATTAGCATTGCAAGGGTTCTTTGTAAAAAACCTAAAATTATTTTTGCAGATGAGCCAACGGGAAATCTTGATCCAAATAATGCAAAAATAGCTATGAAGTTGCTAATTGATTATGTTAAAAATAATAATTCAGCATTATTTTTAATCACACATGATGAAAGTTTAGCATTAATGTGTGATGATATCCTAAGGATTAGCAATGGGTAA